In one Hymenobacter sp. DG25B genomic region, the following are encoded:
- a CDS encoding NFACT RNA binding domain-containing protein — MHNNYYFFRLLAPALTQQLAGFRVATCFSQEKDELVIGLTNGAGEFWLKVQLSAAFPLLALPETFHRARANSVDLLPNMLGREVKLVDVFPQDRVLAVQFTDGASLLLKLYGPRPNAVFRSAPDAAPELFHQRFTADAELAPAPLSLSEDPIKRLPALGDVPRHWLRTQGYESVDASTREQLVQQVVSLLEKPPHLYLIALEGRTRLSLLPVGEIEQTWAPDPIEALRRFVPLILSRRTYETELRQLRQQLERRADEATTGAAHARRRLHALEHEAGFRHTADLIMAHLHQITPGAAQVEVIDYLTNEPRTLKLKPTETPQRTAQNLYRKAKNQQLETQQLQERAERRETDAFWCLERLEELEHIADLRSFRTWRKQHGLEPETKAKAATELPFKVFEDSGYTILVGRSAQNNDLLTQRYAHKDDLWLHAKDVTGSHVVIRQKAGQTVPEPVVERAAQLAAWYSRRKNDSLCPVTVTPKKFVRKPKGSVAGSVVVERERVVLVVPANPFERFGSPES, encoded by the coding sequence GTGCACAACAACTATTACTTCTTCCGCCTGCTGGCCCCGGCGCTTACGCAACAATTGGCCGGCTTCCGGGTAGCCACGTGCTTTTCGCAGGAGAAGGATGAGCTGGTCATTGGCCTGACAAACGGCGCGGGAGAGTTCTGGCTGAAAGTGCAGCTCTCGGCCGCGTTTCCGCTGCTGGCCTTGCCGGAAACCTTCCACCGGGCAAGGGCTAATTCCGTGGATTTGCTACCCAATATGCTGGGTCGGGAAGTAAAGCTGGTGGATGTTTTTCCGCAGGACCGGGTGCTGGCCGTGCAGTTCACCGATGGCGCCAGTTTGCTGTTGAAACTATATGGGCCGCGCCCCAATGCTGTTTTTCGTTCGGCTCCGGATGCCGCGCCCGAGCTCTTCCATCAGCGGTTTACGGCTGATGCGGAGCTGGCTCCGGCCCCGCTGTCCTTATCCGAAGACCCAATCAAACGCCTGCCTGCTTTAGGTGATGTGCCCCGCCACTGGCTGCGCACCCAAGGCTACGAATCGGTGGATGCCTCTACGCGGGAACAGCTGGTGCAACAGGTAGTAAGCCTGTTGGAAAAACCACCGCACCTGTACCTGATTGCGCTGGAAGGTCGCACGCGCCTGAGTCTGCTGCCGGTGGGTGAAATAGAGCAGACCTGGGCGCCCGATCCTATAGAAGCCCTACGGCGTTTTGTGCCGCTTATCCTCAGCCGGCGCACCTATGAAACCGAGCTGCGCCAACTGCGCCAGCAGCTGGAGCGCCGCGCCGACGAAGCGACCACCGGGGCCGCGCACGCCCGCCGCCGCCTGCACGCGCTGGAACACGAAGCCGGTTTCCGCCACACCGCCGACCTGATTATGGCCCACCTGCACCAGATAACGCCCGGCGCGGCGCAGGTAGAGGTCATCGATTATCTCACCAACGAGCCCCGTACCCTCAAGCTCAAACCCACCGAAACGCCCCAGCGCACGGCCCAAAACCTGTACCGTAAGGCCAAAAATCAGCAGCTGGAAACCCAACAGCTACAAGAACGCGCCGAGCGGCGGGAAACGGACGCCTTCTGGTGCCTGGAACGCCTGGAAGAGCTGGAGCATATTGCTGACCTGCGCAGCTTCCGCACCTGGCGCAAGCAGCACGGCCTGGAGCCGGAAACCAAAGCCAAAGCCGCCACCGAGCTGCCCTTTAAAGTATTTGAAGACTCCGGCTACACTATTCTGGTAGGCCGCAGCGCGCAGAATAACGACCTGCTTACCCAACGCTACGCCCACAAAGACGACCTGTGGCTGCATGCCAAGGACGTAACCGGTTCCCACGTAGTTATTCGGCAGAAGGCCGGGCAAACCGTGCCGGAACCTGTAGTAGAGCGGGCCGCGCAGTTAGCGGCCTGGTACTCCCGCCGCAAAAACGACTCCCTTTGCCCCGTAACCGTTACGCCCAAAAAGTTTGTGCGCAAGCCCAAAGGCTCTGTGGCGGGCTCGGTGGTGGTAGAGCGGGAACGGGTGGTTCTGGTAGTGCCGGCTAATCCGTTTGAGCGGTTCGGGAGCCCGGAAAGCTAA
- a CDS encoding PD-(D/E)XK nuclease-like domain-containing protein — MTDTYPENRRPDLLRVPYDDYRALPAIANSDLSRLRDALNGRLPRTPGNTGALSFGTAFHTALLEPEDYVPGEPGINDTLVWWLVDGVKMQPALRQLLEAGIPEPSCLFTEPTTGTLCKLRADLVVDQPHQPYTIVDFKTTMARDYEHFRATCTGYDYDRQAAFYSDALRAERFLLVGVQKVEPFGVFTVEVTPQMLEEGRRKYLYLLRLLQPDAEVPAYLSEAVRGVASSLGQSSEE, encoded by the coding sequence GTGACTGATACCTATCCCGAGAACCGCCGCCCCGACCTGCTGCGTGTACCCTATGACGACTACCGAGCCCTGCCGGCCATCGCCAATTCTGACCTTTCGCGCCTGCGCGATGCGCTGAACGGCCGTCTGCCCCGTACCCCCGGCAATACCGGCGCCCTGAGCTTTGGTACCGCCTTTCATACCGCTCTGCTGGAGCCCGAAGACTATGTACCCGGCGAGCCGGGTATTAATGATACCCTGGTGTGGTGGCTGGTAGATGGCGTGAAAATGCAGCCCGCCCTGCGCCAGCTGCTGGAGGCCGGCATTCCGGAGCCCAGCTGCCTGTTCACGGAACCTACTACCGGCACGCTCTGCAAGCTGCGCGCTGATCTGGTAGTAGACCAGCCGCATCAGCCTTACACCATTGTGGATTTTAAAACCACCATGGCCCGCGACTATGAGCATTTCCGGGCCACCTGCACCGGCTATGATTACGACCGGCAGGCGGCCTTTTATTCTGATGCGCTGCGGGCTGAGCGGTTTCTGCTGGTGGGCGTGCAAAAGGTAGAGCCCTTCGGCGTATTCACGGTAGAGGTAACCCCGCAAATGCTGGAAGAAGGCCGCCGTAAATACCTGTATCTGCTCCGCCTCCTGCAACCCGATGCCGAGGTGCCCGCTTACTTAAGCGAGGCCGTGCGCGGGGTAGCAAGCAGCCTGGGCCAGTCCAGCGAGGAGTAA
- a CDS encoding Dps family protein, whose protein sequence is MATKTTATKKPAAPRKAAAASANGRAAVSVQPILNQQVNAPAALQKYGTVSQRLPIGLAESVRQQSVTMLNQLLADTMTLRDLYKKHHWQVVGPTFYQLHLLYDKHYEEQSVMVDTIAERIQILGGVAIAMAPDVAELTSIPRPPKDREEAPIQVSRLLEAHQIMLKNCHDFAKKADESGDDGTNDLVVSDVMRTNEMQVWFISEHVVDTPLAQS, encoded by the coding sequence ATGGCAACCAAAACAACCGCTACTAAGAAACCCGCCGCCCCGCGTAAAGCGGCGGCAGCATCAGCCAACGGCCGCGCTGCCGTGAGCGTACAGCCCATCCTCAACCAGCAGGTGAATGCCCCGGCCGCCCTGCAGAAATACGGCACTGTATCGCAGCGCCTGCCCATTGGCCTGGCCGAGAGCGTGCGGCAGCAGAGCGTGACGATGCTCAACCAGCTGCTGGCTGATACCATGACCCTGCGCGACCTGTATAAAAAACACCACTGGCAGGTAGTAGGCCCCACTTTCTACCAGCTGCACCTGCTCTACGACAAGCATTATGAGGAGCAAAGCGTAATGGTGGATACCATTGCCGAGCGCATCCAGATTCTGGGTGGCGTGGCCATTGCCATGGCGCCCGATGTAGCCGAGCTGACCAGCATTCCGCGCCCGCCAAAAGACCGGGAAGAAGCGCCTATTCAGGTGTCTCGCCTGCTGGAAGCGCACCAGATTATGCTCAAGAACTGCCACGATTTCGCCAAGAAAGCTGATGAATCTGGCGACGATGGCACCAATGACCTGGTGGTGAGCGACGTGATGCGCACCAACGAAATGCAGGTGTGGTTTATATCGGAGCACGTGGTGGATACGCCACTGGCACAGTCATAA
- a CDS encoding VIT1/CCC1 transporter family protein, which translates to MNHIHPHPETHLSSSAMLQDIVIGLSDGLTVPFALAAGLSGAVQSSALVITAGLAEIVAGSIAMGLGGYLAGRTEVEHYQAELDREHREVQEVPHVERAEVDELLAEMGLSEATREQAVRELTSDPDQWVRFMMKYELGLEKPDPRQAWKSAVTISLAYALGGLIPLSAYFLTATPAEGLVWSAVITIVCLLVFGYIKSRITGQPPVMGALKMAGTGALAAAAAFLVARQFEGHF; encoded by the coding sequence ATGAACCATATTCACCCTCACCCGGAAACCCACCTCAGCAGCTCAGCTATGCTGCAGGATATTGTGATTGGGCTCTCCGATGGCCTCACCGTGCCGTTTGCACTGGCAGCCGGCCTTAGCGGTGCGGTGCAGTCCTCGGCGCTGGTTATCACGGCCGGGCTGGCCGAAATTGTAGCAGGCTCTATTGCTATGGGCCTGGGTGGTTACCTGGCAGGCCGTACCGAAGTAGAGCATTACCAGGCAGAGCTGGACCGGGAGCACCGCGAGGTGCAGGAAGTACCCCACGTTGAGCGCGCCGAGGTAGACGAGCTGCTGGCGGAAATGGGCCTCTCCGAAGCCACCCGCGAGCAGGCCGTGCGGGAGCTCACCTCCGACCCCGACCAATGGGTGCGCTTTATGATGAAGTACGAGCTGGGCCTGGAAAAGCCCGATCCCCGGCAAGCCTGGAAAAGTGCCGTTACCATCAGCCTGGCCTATGCGCTGGGCGGCCTGATTCCCCTGAGCGCCTATTTCCTGACCGCAACCCCTGCCGAAGGGCTGGTTTGGTCGGCCGTTATTACCATTGTGTGCCTGTTGGTGTTTGGCTATATCAAGAGCCGCATAACGGGGCAGCCCCCCGTAATGGGTGCCCTGAAAATGGCCGGCACCGGAGCCCTGGCTGCTGCCGCGGCTTTCCTGGTAGCCAGGCAGTTTGAAGGGCATTTTTAA
- a CDS encoding J domain-containing protein, whose amino-acid sequence MTTPNASLQPPRPLPIPGTAEAGSAAQQAFRAAVEQVEGLRQRLTEVQQEQAEARRQYWKQVGPLAEAVVTIRRALFAPLEEALLLDFFSRAEHQQLEDIISGNARSLQDRFGEDASDILSKYAPTPGKSGSAETASAATNSGAPSAENDQPKPHERAAHEARNRRKTKADRAREAAEQAARDEQQRLLSNTKTVYRQLARANHPDLERDPALQQHKTARMQRITEAYEANDLYTLLQLLSESGPADQEADDVLLRYTQALQQQQTELKQQLQALLFGAQSFLGSTGKKREQELRQIKRHLRAEAEYLQHITQLIQEPEGLREVLRSLNAAGHETI is encoded by the coding sequence ATGACCACACCAAACGCCTCCCTTCAGCCGCCGCGCCCATTGCCCATTCCTGGAACTGCTGAAGCCGGCTCAGCGGCTCAACAAGCCTTTCGGGCGGCAGTAGAACAGGTGGAAGGCCTGCGCCAGCGCCTCACGGAGGTGCAGCAGGAACAGGCGGAAGCCCGCCGGCAGTATTGGAAGCAAGTGGGGCCCCTGGCCGAAGCCGTGGTAACCATACGCCGGGCCTTGTTTGCTCCTTTGGAGGAAGCACTTTTACTGGACTTTTTCTCCCGGGCCGAGCATCAGCAACTGGAAGATATTATTAGCGGGAATGCGCGCAGTCTGCAGGACCGATTTGGGGAAGACGCTTCGGATATACTGAGTAAATATGCTCCGACCCCGGGCAAATCAGGCTCGGCCGAAACAGCTTCCGCAGCCACCAATTCAGGAGCACCATCAGCAGAAAACGACCAGCCGAAGCCGCACGAACGAGCGGCCCATGAGGCCCGCAACCGCCGTAAAACAAAAGCCGACCGTGCCCGCGAAGCCGCCGAGCAGGCCGCCCGCGACGAGCAGCAGCGCCTGCTTTCCAATACCAAAACCGTGTACCGGCAGCTGGCCCGCGCCAACCACCCCGACCTGGAGCGCGACCCGGCCCTGCAGCAGCACAAAACCGCCCGCATGCAGCGCATCACGGAGGCCTACGAAGCCAACGACCTGTATACCCTATTGCAGCTGCTCTCGGAATCAGGCCCCGCCGACCAGGAAGCCGATGATGTACTGCTGCGCTACACGCAGGCCCTGCAACAGCAGCAAACGGAGCTAAAGCAGCAGCTGCAGGCGCTGCTGTTTGGGGCGCAAAGCTTTTTGGGCAGCACCGGTAAAAAGCGGGAACAGGAGCTGCGGCAGATTAAACGCCATTTGCGCGCCGAGGCGGAATACCTACAGCACATCACCCAACTGATTCAGGAGCCCGAAGGCCTGCGGGAGGTGCTGCGGAGCCTGAACGCTGCAGGCCACGAAACCATTTAG
- a CDS encoding MOSC domain-containing protein, protein MPFPFFGDDKSTIAKLLATLPQMGRVEWIGLRPARRQPLQAVTEALAETDRHLAGDHARPKPGGKRQITLIQHEHLATVAGFLGFEEPLEPGRLRRNLAISGLNLLALKNRRVQIGEEVVLEITGECHPCSRMEEVLGPGGYNAMRGHGGLTARILQGGLIRVGDAVRVDPAAPE, encoded by the coding sequence ATGCCATTTCCCTTCTTCGGCGACGATAAATCTACCATTGCGAAGCTGCTTGCCACTTTACCCCAGATGGGCAGGGTAGAATGGATTGGCCTGCGCCCGGCACGGCGCCAGCCGTTGCAGGCCGTAACGGAAGCCCTGGCCGAAACCGACCGCCACCTCGCCGGCGACCATGCCCGCCCCAAACCCGGCGGCAAGCGCCAGATTACCCTCATCCAGCACGAGCATCTGGCCACGGTTGCCGGCTTCCTGGGGTTTGAGGAGCCGCTTGAACCGGGTAGACTGCGGCGTAACCTGGCTATTAGCGGGCTTAACCTGCTGGCGCTTAAAAACCGGCGCGTGCAAATTGGCGAGGAGGTAGTGCTGGAAATAACCGGCGAGTGCCATCCCTGCTCCCGCATGGAGGAAGTGCTGGGCCCCGGTGGCTACAATGCCATGCGCGGGCACGGCGGCCTCACGGCGCGCATTCTGCAGGGTGGCCTAATCCGCGTGGGCGACGCCGTGCGGGTGGATCCTGCGGCGCCGGAGTAA
- a CDS encoding RtcB family protein, whose amino-acid sequence MASQKLRGNDLRQLGYPEGRAIGIALDILDQKQFKKLDKGSALSLLKQIKDDPFAYVRDETWRPLAEALVPQPSRDVALNPKIKDYRRYGEDFIEDGARKQMDTAMQLPITLDGALMPDAHQGYGLPIGGVLATNNAVIPYGVGMDIGCRMALSVYDMPVSFLDERQHALKKMLLENTRFGNREVFKDRNTDDPIFDRPEFRQIGVARHKLESAVAQIGSSGSGNHFVEFGLVDITDASNDMGLAVGQYLGVLSHSGSRGLGAAIAQHYTKIAMDMCQLPSQARHLAWLSLDSQEGQEYWAAMNLAGDYASACHHDIHRRLSKALGEKPLAQVENHHNFAWKETLPDGTEAIVHRKGATPAGKGVLGVIPGSMTAPGFIVRGRGERDSLQSASHGAGRRLSRTQAKLQVTEGELRRLLRDKGVELIGGGLDEAPMAYKDIHQVMAHQRDLVDVLGSFMPRIVRMDADGSGKGKSKYGGE is encoded by the coding sequence ATGGCTTCTCAGAAACTCCGCGGTAACGACCTGCGCCAGCTGGGCTACCCCGAGGGACGTGCTATTGGCATAGCTCTCGATATTCTGGATCAGAAACAATTTAAGAAGCTGGATAAGGGCAGTGCGCTTTCCCTGCTTAAACAAATAAAAGACGACCCCTTTGCCTACGTGCGCGACGAAACCTGGCGCCCGCTGGCCGAAGCCCTGGTACCCCAGCCCAGCCGCGACGTAGCCCTCAACCCCAAAATAAAGGACTACCGCCGCTACGGCGAAGATTTTATTGAAGATGGCGCCCGCAAGCAGATGGATACCGCCATGCAACTGCCCATCACCCTTGATGGCGCGCTCATGCCCGATGCTCATCAGGGCTACGGCTTGCCCATTGGCGGCGTGCTGGCCACCAATAACGCCGTAATTCCCTATGGCGTGGGCATGGATATTGGCTGCCGCATGGCCCTTTCGGTTTATGATATGCCCGTGTCGTTTCTGGATGAGCGCCAGCATGCCCTGAAGAAAATGCTGCTCGAGAATACGCGCTTCGGCAACCGGGAAGTCTTCAAGGACCGCAACACCGACGACCCCATTTTCGACCGGCCCGAATTCCGGCAGATTGGTGTGGCCCGGCATAAGCTGGAATCTGCCGTGGCGCAAATTGGCAGCTCCGGCTCCGGCAACCATTTTGTGGAGTTTGGCCTGGTAGATATTACCGATGCCAGCAACGATATGGGCCTGGCCGTAGGACAGTATCTGGGAGTGTTGTCGCACTCCGGCTCGCGCGGGCTGGGGGCGGCCATTGCGCAGCACTACACCAAAATTGCCATGGATATGTGCCAGTTGCCATCGCAGGCCCGGCACCTGGCCTGGCTTTCTCTTGACTCGCAGGAAGGCCAGGAGTACTGGGCTGCTATGAACCTGGCCGGCGACTATGCCTCCGCCTGCCACCACGACATTCACCGGCGCCTGAGCAAAGCACTGGGGGAGAAGCCGCTGGCCCAGGTGGAAAACCACCACAACTTTGCCTGGAAAGAAACCCTGCCCGATGGCACCGAGGCCATAGTACACCGCAAAGGCGCCACGCCGGCCGGCAAAGGCGTGCTGGGCGTGATACCGGGCTCCATGACGGCGCCGGGCTTTATTGTGCGGGGCCGCGGCGAGCGGGACTCCCTGCAATCGGCCTCGCACGGCGCCGGGCGACGCCTTTCCCGCACCCAGGCCAAGCTGCAGGTGACGGAAGGCGAGCTGCGCCGCCTGCTGCGCGACAAAGGCGTGGAGCTGATTGGCGGTGGCCTCGATGAAGCCCCTATGGCCTACAAAGACATTCACCAGGTGATGGCCCACCAGCGCGACCTGGTAGATGTGCTGGGCTCCTTTATGCCGCGCATTGTGCGCATGGATGCCGACGGCAGCGGCAAAGGGAAGAGTAAATACGGCGGTGAGTAA
- a CDS encoding alpha/beta fold hydrolase, translating to MVKNRYPSPPAAIRRLRFQLRLLAAVSTELAFRAAWRIFTSPRRLPTKTWEAAALAGARQFWVPAGEDNIAAYEWNSVGEKIVLLVHGWEHRASFWGVFTRALVAAGYRVVALDGPAHGASSGTQTTLPAFARAVQAVADELGPVYAVVAHSFGGAATVGVPVHFNQATDQHLARLVLLSVPASTKAVAQRFAALLRLPPAVMERMSQFVQKQHGRHAESFSLLNNGRLFPAHRALLLHDHQDESIPFAEAQELANSWPRLDFRPTDGLGHNRIMRDPAVVQQVLNFLQ from the coding sequence ATGGTTAAAAACCGTTATCCATCCCCGCCAGCGGCCATCCGGCGCCTACGATTTCAGCTGCGGCTGCTGGCCGCCGTTTCCACGGAGCTGGCTTTCCGGGCGGCCTGGCGGATTTTTACTTCTCCGCGCCGGCTGCCAACCAAGACCTGGGAAGCTGCTGCCCTGGCCGGGGCCCGGCAGTTTTGGGTGCCGGCGGGAGAAGATAATATAGCCGCCTATGAGTGGAATTCCGTCGGTGAAAAAATCGTGCTCCTGGTGCACGGCTGGGAGCACCGCGCCAGCTTCTGGGGCGTATTCACGCGGGCACTGGTAGCGGCCGGCTACCGTGTGGTAGCCCTGGATGGTCCGGCGCACGGCGCCTCGTCTGGTACGCAGACCACACTGCCAGCTTTTGCGCGGGCCGTGCAGGCCGTTGCCGACGAGCTGGGGCCCGTCTACGCCGTAGTAGCGCATTCCTTTGGCGGCGCGGCCACAGTAGGGGTGCCGGTGCATTTCAATCAGGCCACTGATCAGCACCTGGCGCGGCTGGTGCTGCTGAGCGTGCCCGCCAGCACCAAGGCCGTGGCCCAACGCTTTGCTGCCCTGCTGCGACTGCCGCCCGCCGTTATGGAGCGCATGAGCCAGTTTGTGCAAAAGCAGCACGGCCGCCATGCCGAAAGCTTCAGCCTGTTGAACAATGGCCGCCTGTTTCCCGCCCACCGCGCTCTACTGCTGCACGACCACCAGGATGAAAGCATTCCGTTTGCCGAAGCCCAGGAGCTGGCCAACAGCTGGCCCCGTCTGGATTTTCGGCCAACCGATGGCCTGGGGCACAACCGCATAATGCGCGACCCGGCCGTAGTGCAGCAGGTGCTGAATTTTCTGCAATAG
- a CDS encoding low affinity iron permease family protein produces the protein MNLSSANGQSPNLFARMAEKITWFTGTTAAFCTAAGIVLVWAITGPVFRYSETWQLVINTGTTIVTFLMVFLIQRAQNKDSLVLHLKLNELLAATKGASNRLINAQDFTEEEILMLHQYFCLLADKAKADRDLGRTHSVEEAEENHASKLQAHSL, from the coding sequence ATGAACCTTTCCTCTGCCAACGGCCAATCGCCTAACCTGTTTGCGCGTATGGCCGAGAAAATTACCTGGTTTACCGGCACCACCGCGGCCTTTTGTACGGCGGCCGGGATTGTGCTGGTGTGGGCCATTACGGGCCCCGTTTTTCGCTATTCCGAAACCTGGCAGCTGGTTATTAATACCGGCACTACCATTGTTACTTTCCTGATGGTGTTTCTCATTCAGCGGGCCCAGAACAAGGATTCACTGGTGCTCCATCTTAAGCTGAATGAGCTGCTGGCCGCCACCAAAGGCGCCAGCAACCGCCTGATCAACGCTCAGGATTTCACGGAGGAAGAAATCCTGATGCTGCACCAATACTTCTGCCTGCTGGCCGATAAAGCCAAAGCCGACCGTGACCTGGGGCGCACACACTCCGTGGAAGAGGCCGAGGAAAACCACGCCAGCAAACTACAGGCGCACAGTTTATAA
- a CDS encoding CocE/NonD family hydrolase, which translates to MLRLFSAAALAVFTLGSVASAQAQTPQNAAQRAADSLFVRQHYTKLDRQITMRDGVKLYTVIYVPRDAAKGNKYPFLMQRTPYSAGPYGENNYPNGGPVRSRELSQEQYIFVNQDVRGRYMSEGQFEEMTPTVPAAHGKPKKGKNPGHDESTDTYDTIEWLLKNIPNNNGRVGMMGISYPGFYASAALPDAHPALKAVSPQAPVTDEFIGDDAHHKGAFFLLDNFEFMNYFDAPRQGPTPKYEPMFSAESKDAYQFFLNLGPIKNADGAQYFNNHAKTWSEYLAHPTYDSYWKERNIRPHLKNVKPATLVVGGWFDAEDLFGALATYKAIEQQSPGAQNRLVMGPWTHGAWSRAEWSTFGPLRFGQNTAQYYRDNLEVKFFNHYLKNKGDFAAAEATVFNTGSNQWQNYAAWPPKGTQPRTLYFQEGGKLAFTPAAAGFDEYLSDPQKPVPYTNGIHAERNNEYMVEDQRFAAQRPDVLVFQTEPLTEDLTVAGPLTADLFVSTTGTDADFVVKLIDVLPDSAAGTAPGATPAPRAGYQQLVRAEPIRGRFRNSFEKPEAFQPGQVAEVKYELPDVLHTFRKGHRLMVQVQSSWFPLVDRNPQQMVTIPTAEAKDFQKATIRLYHDARHASGVQVPQLP; encoded by the coding sequence ATGCTTCGTCTGTTTTCCGCTGCTGCTCTCGCAGTATTCACCCTAGGTAGCGTAGCTTCTGCGCAAGCGCAAACGCCACAAAACGCTGCGCAGCGTGCCGCCGATTCGCTGTTCGTGCGCCAGCACTACACCAAGCTCGACCGCCAGATAACCATGCGCGACGGGGTGAAGCTGTACACCGTCATTTACGTGCCCCGGGATGCGGCCAAGGGCAATAAATACCCTTTCCTGATGCAGCGCACGCCGTATTCGGCGGGGCCGTACGGCGAAAATAATTACCCCAACGGTGGGCCGGTGCGCAGCCGCGAACTGTCGCAGGAGCAGTACATTTTCGTGAACCAGGACGTGCGTGGCCGCTACATGAGTGAAGGGCAGTTTGAGGAGATGACGCCCACCGTGCCGGCAGCCCATGGCAAGCCAAAGAAGGGCAAGAACCCAGGCCACGACGAAAGCACCGATACCTACGATACCATTGAGTGGCTACTGAAGAACATTCCGAACAACAACGGCCGCGTGGGTATGATGGGCATTTCCTACCCCGGCTTCTATGCCTCGGCCGCTCTGCCCGACGCGCATCCGGCTCTGAAAGCCGTGTCGCCGCAGGCGCCGGTAACGGATGAGTTCATCGGCGACGATGCCCACCACAAAGGCGCTTTTTTTCTGCTCGATAACTTCGAGTTCATGAACTACTTCGACGCGCCCCGCCAGGGCCCCACGCCGAAGTACGAGCCCATGTTCAGCGCCGAAAGCAAGGATGCTTATCAGTTCTTCCTAAACCTGGGGCCCATCAAGAACGCCGATGGCGCCCAGTACTTTAACAACCACGCCAAAACCTGGAGCGAGTACCTCGCGCACCCCACCTACGACAGCTACTGGAAGGAGCGCAATATTCGCCCGCACTTGAAGAACGTGAAGCCCGCTACGCTCGTGGTTGGTGGCTGGTTTGATGCCGAAGATTTGTTTGGCGCGCTGGCCACTTACAAGGCCATTGAGCAGCAAAGCCCCGGCGCCCAAAACCGCCTGGTAATGGGCCCATGGACGCACGGCGCCTGGTCGCGGGCTGAGTGGAGCACGTTCGGCCCCTTGCGCTTTGGCCAGAACACGGCCCAGTATTACCGCGACAACCTGGAGGTGAAGTTCTTCAACCACTACCTCAAGAACAAAGGCGACTTTGCCGCCGCCGAAGCCACCGTGTTTAACACCGGCAGCAACCAGTGGCAGAATTATGCTGCCTGGCCGCCCAAAGGCACGCAGCCGCGCACGCTGTACTTCCAGGAAGGAGGGAAGCTGGCCTTTACTCCCGCAGCCGCAGGGTTTGATGAGTATCTGAGCGACCCGCAGAAGCCGGTGCCCTACACTAACGGCATTCATGCTGAGCGCAACAACGAGTACATGGTGGAAGACCAGCGCTTCGCCGCCCAGCGCCCCGACGTGCTGGTGTTCCAGACCGAGCCGCTGACCGAAGACCTCACCGTAGCCGGTCCACTCACGGCCGATCTGTTCGTATCAACCACCGGCACCGATGCCGACTTTGTGGTCAAGCTCATCGACGTGCTGCCCGACTCGGCCGCGGGTACCGCTCCCGGCGCCACGCCGGCACCCAGGGCTGGCTACCAGCAGCTGGTGCGCGCCGAGCCCATTCGCGGCCGTTTCCGCAATTCCTTCGAGAAGCCTGAGGCATTCCAGCCCGGCCAAGTAGCAGAGGTTAAGTACGAACTACCGGATGTGCTGCACACCTTCCGTAAGGGCCACCGCCTCATGGTGCAGGTGCAAAGCTCCTGGTTCCCGCTTGTGGACCGCAACCCGCAGCAAATGGTAACTATCCCGACGGCCGAGGCCAAGGATTTTCAGAAAGCTACTATTCGCCTGTACCACGATGCCAGGCACGCATCGGGTGTGCAAGTACCGCAACTGCCCTAA